The genomic stretch GTGGTACGTGTAGAAACGGCAGACGAAGAATGTTAATCTTACCTAAAGCTGTTTGGATTTGCGCAAAGCTGTCCCCCAGTACTCAAATGGACTACAGAAGAAAACCATTGGTTCCCAACCCCTTTGTACTTGGAATCCATGTACATTTGGACAAGTAGCCACTTACATGAGATTGCTATAACCCCAATCTACAAGCATTACAGGTGGCCACAcccaaaaaattagaagaatcTAACTAGGCAACCGGGTTTGATCTAGGGGTGGTTGATTTTATAGAACTCATCTTTTTCTTAATGCAGAGGTTGGATGAAGGTtagatcaggaaaaaaaaaaaaaacaagatgggccacaccaaaaaaataaaataaaaataaaaaatctctaattCGGGAGGTGGCTTACATGATATTTGAATTGACCTGACCTGATTTTTAAGCACCCCACTTTCATTGTGGGGGAGACACCATACTATACTGGTTGGATTCTGTAGAAGAAATAGATGCAGTTCTGCCCCGCAGGCTTTTTATCTACACAACCCAAAACAACAGAAATCTCCAATCCTAAAATGAAATCGAGAAACCAAACAAacatttcagagagagagagagagggagggagggagggagcatTTGTAATGGATATAGGCTTGCTCCTATATCTTATTTTTCCAACTCATATAAACATAATATTAACATATATCATCTAATAAAAccctcacttctctctctttctccaactTCCATTACATTTTTCTTATAAAGTCTCCTCCACTAATACTACAGTAGATTTCAATAATAAGATAATTAGATATATAAATATAACAGCTACAacttaaaaacatgaaaatttcAAAGTAACCTATTTCCATGTGCATGCACCCCTCAAACACAGAAATCAAGCACCCACCAAACAAACACTCCCATCCATCCATTAGCATGCACAAGGGAATTTTCTGACCGGTCTGCAGAAATTCAAGCGAATCACATGACCACACAGCTATTGGTGTTCTCGTCACTGAAGATATGTGTATATGGGTCCGGCTGCGCAGGTGATGGCGGTGGAAAGTAAGCCACAGCTGGCTGGGGCCGGTGGTACATCATGGGATGGAACCGTTCGTTGCcgttctgctgctgctgctgttgctgttgctgctgcctcATCATCATAGCAGCAAGGTACTGCTGGTGGTAAGGGTTGCCAGGGACCATATCTGGGGCCCCCACCCCTCGGAAATACCCACTGCCAGGGTTCATTGGATTCATCGGAGGTCCGGCGGGCAGACCTTGGACTGCTGGGATGTTGCCCATCTGATGGCCCATGGGAACATGCATGTTCCTCATCTGACCGATAtttccacctgctccaccaccagcAGTGAGATCGATGTCATGAAACCCACGTGGACCCATGTTGTTCATTGGATTagccatctcatttttgggcccaccaccTCCCTTCTTCCCCCCACCATTTCCATTATTGTTCCCACCCCCACCATTGGCATGAGGGGCATTCTTGTTATTTCCACCATTACTAGCCCCATTTTTGggatcttgaggcccaccattttTTCCCCCATTTTTAGCAGCTCCACCCCCACCTTGTGCCTGATTCCATTCACTGTTTCCACCACCACCCTTCTTTccattatttccatttttaccctCATTATTTCCACCAATGCCCTTGTTTTGAACATTCACATCTCCACCACCACCTTTCTTACCATTCCCACCACCACCATTGGCTTTTTTGTCATTCATGGCATGGCCATTCATAGGTGGCTGTTGCTGAGGATGACCTACACCTCCACTACCAAGATGACCCATCCCGCAACCATTCATGGCCTTCATCTTCATCAGCTCATCAGGACCAATATCAAAATCATCATCAAACTCATCTAACTCATCACCAAATTCACTATCAaattcatcatcaaaatcatcacTATCCATACCATCATCTTCAGGCAAGCTGAACTTGACAGATTTCTGGTCTTTAGAGGGCATCTTCGGGTCCTTGAACTGGGGCAGATTCATATCCTTCATCCCCTTCATTTGCTGCAGCTGCTGCAGCTGCTGAAGCTGTTGCAGCTGTTGTAGACGTTGCTGCTGCAGCTGTTGTAGTTGTTGCTGCTGCAGCTGTTgtagttgttgctgctgctgctgctgctggggcttTTGGTCTTTCCCACCCTTAGCCTTCCCATCTTTCTGTCCTTTACCATTGTCAATATGCATGCCTTGGAACTGCTTGTTGagctggttgttgttgttgttgccgcCGCCACCACCCTTGGAAGCTCCCCACAGTTCTGCATGTTTGCCtttcttttggagcttttttaTGAGAGTGTATGGATCTACATTGCCAGAAACTGTCACCTTCCCATGTTCTGCATCTATGCTGGTTGTATAAACCCCTAAaatcacattaaaaaaaatatcttagaattttttttttaaaaaaaagattataaaaaataaCCCATAAAAGATTGTAGAAGGAAGAAAAGATCAATGGAATATGAACTTCTATTttaaagagagaggaaaaaaaaaactgaggaGGCTATGCCATTCCATCCCCTGAAAATTGATATTCCCACCCACAATACAGTGACCAAATTACCCTTGTAGGGTGGTGCTACCAGAgagtctttttaaaaaaataaaaataaaaaataaaattcaagagAGAAATGAGGAAATACCATCAATCTTCTGGAGCAGTTTCTTCACCTTCTGCTTACATCCATCACAGTGTATATTAACTTTCAGAACACAAGTCTGTAAATGCAAGAAAACCCCCAAAAAATGTTATGGACGGGTAGTttcgtaaaaataaaaaataaaacaagaatATAATAGAtagagaaaaaccaaagaaagaaataggaaggaaaaaaaaaaggagaaaggaaaaaggaaaggaaactcAAGATGTTGAGTTTGGAAGAAGCAAAGGTAAAAGAAGCACCTGTGTCTTCAAGAACTTAACGTCTTCTTGTTTACTCATTTTCCTTCCACCAAATACTAGAACCAAAGATGATACAACAAAGAGAAAAAGACTTGACAGATCTGAGAGAGGTGGAGAGATAGAAacgatgaggaaaaaaaaaatgaaacaagaCAGATGAAACAAGCAGAAGATATGTAACAGCAAAACCCAAAAAGAGGTCCTTTTCCCAATGGGTTTTCTagcagatgagagagagagagagagagagagagagagagagagaagatttcTAAGAAGAGGAACAATTGAAGGATTCCTATtttatggagagagagagggatgggtggctCGACGATAAAGCGCTGCTGCTTCCATTTCTAGGTGGTGGTTTGATTTGTGTTGTTAtagttcagagagagagagagagagtgagagagccgGTTCCATCCTTCTTTTGCACTTTATTTATtcacacttttttcttttttcttttctttttcttttttttttaattcacacTTTTTTAGGTGTTTTgttttatgattttttaaaattttatttttagaaattttagtTGAGAGAGGAGTACAGTTGTTTTTGGCTCCGCATGAAAGCTTGATGGGTAGTGTGGTGTGCCTAGAAGCCTCTGTTAGTTTAGCTCTAttctaaaaatggtggtgacttatcCCTTTCACCTGTGCCTCTCATTTACAGCCACCCAggccctccaaatttcagcctcatcaTGGGATGAGCGCATTTACAGAATCgcaataataaaaaatcagaaaCATTTAATTAATGGTACTTAataaatgattaaaaataaaataatgagtATTTCATAAGTATAATGCAATGATTCAGCCTGTCTTTATTTTTTATCCCACATGAAGCATAGAAAATATAAATGAGAGGCGTGTACTGATATTTACAGCTTATTATTATTCAAGTGGCCAAACTTTAATACTGGGTGAagtttgatggatgatatgcacaCATTTAGAAATTACTGACAAATTGCACACACCCATGCAAATATAAAATCAAACCGTCTAAATTATGATAGCTAGTGTAGATGTAATAtggtttaaaaaatatattttttataatgGGATGACCactggattggtggacatttactggGCGGTTAAGAATAAAAAGTATTCAAAGGTCCTGTTTCCAAGCCTTTTCCAAGAATCAAAGGTCAGAATTACTCAAACTATTCTCGTCTTGGGATTATGATTGTGGGCTGCACAATATAGCTAGTTTTATTTGTGTTAATATTTGCCACGTGAACTATTTCGGAGTGTGTGGGAGGAAAATAGGTGCAATCTCACCTAACCCAACCTCGCACATCTTGACCgtagggccaaccttgatgtatatattatatatttatgccattcatttaattttccaaattagggcttgtttgggagcgtggaatTCCTTAAATTTGGAATCCAtgaatttgaaatcctcttattatGTTAGGCATGCTGACTTCAAAATACCCTATAATATAAAAGTAGCTAATGCACAATATATTTATAGGCGCTCAaacttaattattaaatcaattttaatatctttaattaatgGATGTAAGTAATGTTTGACTCAATAGTTATAATAAGCCCGGTAAaatatatcatttacctaaaaatgatgaaatttcaaatcttaggtgagctataagcacaagatcacgtccCAATGACTAACTAGTGGCTAACTAAAGATTTTCAGCCATTGATGTAATGGGTAATGTTTGAACGGTGCAGATCttcatattaaaataattatagtgatgcaattgataattaaattattttagacTATCATCTGTAAGTCATGTGTCCATTAACTTAATAGCCTAATGGCACACATGTCATACATGCAACTCTCGAAAGAATTTTGAAGGTAATCCGAGCTTTAAACTTGGATTTTAAACCACCTCTCGAGGGATTTTGAAACATCAAACCTCCATTTACGCTATGGTGTCAAGCACAGTAGGATATTTGAAATCCCGTCGTACCCCTCCTATCCATGTTGCCTATTGACCccttagattaaggttataaaaaaaaaaaaaaaaaattaaagcacATCCAAATATAAAGTCATTCTTAATTACAATAGAAAATAATAGTAGATAACCagtaaaatttcatcttcaaaattaaaagttttaaattaagttaatatttattttcattttctcctCATAAAGATTTGTGTGATCTGTcgacaggttgaatgacaaataaataccatggtgagccaaaaaaagtttttaacagtcggTACTCAATTGCTCCTATTTCTTTTGTTGGGGTgcatttgaattttggatttgctttatttttggattttagcataaaatgagctgaaaaaaggaTTGTAGGCAGTGGATAtccaaaataaatacatcatggtcgcCCCACGGTAGGGCCGTACCGTGTTGTGGCACGGGACCGCACCTAACCGCTCCCGTAAGTACATGTCATGCACCCCTTGAGCTATCGTATAACTCTTCCAAGTGGTAGGTAATGATAGTGGGGAAATGGTGCTGTCAGGTCAGGTCGCACAGCAAGATGAGGTATCCAATAAATGAAaataactttgatactctgacagaagGTGATGTATCatacgcatgcacttagaaaCTTGCATTTTGAAATTAAGGAATTCAAATCAAGCTGTCCAAATTTGGGTTCCtatttagatgtatcattaacaaaaaaaaatgatactTATTAGACTACGTGACCATCGGATGGGTGGACATTTATTGTATGGTTAAAATTAAAAGTGTTCAACAACTCTATTTCAaccaacaagtgtccacgaattagAGATTAGGGTTTCTTCAACCAATCTACTTAGCCACGGTGGATTTCAAAATTTAACAAGTTTACTTTAAGTTAGCGTACACTGCATGTATATTTTCTAAGTGCTGTGTTTCAAGCAGCATATGatgccaaagtatcaaataattcACCCATAAATAAGTTGGTAAATAGTCGTCCTTTATCTATTGTCGGTTCAATTTCACTGGAATGTCGATGGTTCGGAGCATATTTTATTGGTTGCCCTACAGTAACCACACGTGCCAGTGTGGCCTACGTGTGCCAGATCAGAGCTTCCCATCAGGTGGATCGAGCTGTTTAGATCTTATGGTATAGAGATCAGAGCGATTCACCAGCATGGTTGGCCACAACGGACAAAACTAGCTGAGGGTTTCGAACCAATGTGGAATTCTGAGTCGTTGGTAGGTAACGTAAACGTGTAGCCTAGATGATGGAGTGCTCCGATCCCCACACGTGCTTGGCATATGTTTTAAGCTCGCGTGGGCTTAGCAAAGATCTACCAAGCCTTTGACAGACTATTttgaggggacgcggattgcgtactgacaacGACAGTAGCCAGGTGGCTCCTgacaatgctctgtgggccccgcatagtgtatgtgtattttatctaatccgtccatctatttttctagatcattataaagtattatacaaaaaaaaaaaaaggatatcaaaatctccagtggaccacaccacaagaaacagtgtaaattaatgcctaccattaaaaacttccttaggcTCACTGTAATAATGGGAACAGATTGGctcctccccctgccaccagccccgtggctgatggtaggtgctctgtgggccccaacatgatgtatgtgattcatccattttgatcattttatggctttttggcaaaaatgataggaatatatatctcaggtggatcacatcataggaaaataatagtgattggaaatccacggttaaaatcctcccaagaaccactgtactgtttatttgacatccaatctgttgattaggttatacagacccagatgatgggaaaaaaacaaagataagcttgatccaaaacttttatggcccccaaaaggtttttaatggttgaagttcattcaacactgtttcctgtaatgtggtccacctgacactggtatatacctcagttttgaattcatattataaaatgatttagaaaaatagatggacggcatggatgaaacacattcatcatggtggggcccacaaaacaccgaccaccagccattggcggatggggggagtagcaatctgtttcccactctaatgtttatttgtcatccaacctttaatttattttacacacgcacacacacccccacacactcacgctagtggaatttcaccacctatggatactcaaacccttggaatttcaccacctatggatactcaaacccttgatagggtgttgaaactcctgagagtctactagactaccacccgagcaagagtaaggatcctgatTAGGTTGTTGATTAGGTTAAGGAAACCTAAACGAAGAGAAAAactaaatataatattaattaaaaattttcacagcccttaagaagtttttaatggtaaatgttcaattacaactcctttatatatatatatatatataaaagagatcTTGATCTGTCTCATTTATGGTCTTATGTAATAAATTagtctgaaaaaatagatagatggcgtgtcggtgggccacatacatcatgatggcccacagaACACTGTtggtagccacctcgctactctGTCCGTACGCAATTCGCGTCCATCCTGACGGGGAGTTTGGCTGGCGACCTCAGTACCGGCCAAgtagttggtgtcaaagctacgtaagacccacctgatgcattgttttacccacgccgttcattcattttttcggTTCAATagaaggcatgagcccaaaaatgagacagatccaaatatcaagttaaCCACATCACACGAAACTATAAGGATTGAACACTTGCCTTTCAAACTTTACTGGGTATAtagcaatgtttatttgtcatcccatCCATTTACAAAGTTCTGAAGGAAAAACACAGACATAAGCTTGATACAACCCTTCCTAAGTAAATGTTCAATCCACACTATTtcttggggtgtggtccacttgaactctagatctatctcattttttgggctcaagcactaaaaagagctggcaaaatgaatggatggatggataaaacaaatacattataatggagcCCACGAGCTTTGGCATTAGCTATTTGATTGGTGTTAGGGTAACCAGACAAAacgacattctaatatatcttGATAGACCTTGGGCAATATCCAAGATGTTTGTTATAGACAAGGTTTCATCGGGTGTGTCAAAAAATTGTTTAATCATTATTTTCTCACATAATGTGGGGGCATGCCATAATTGAATTTGCGGCTCCAATTTGAACCGAACAATAATGACCCAGAGCGCTAAGATAAGCAGACACAGAGTATGACCGAGATCTGGAGAAATCGGtctcctattcagccactcgctcactGTGTAAATGGATCAGGCGATAGTTAGAGGGTGGAGTTCATCTTCTTAAGATGGGTTACTCCTTTGTTttccatatgaaaggacttttcaatacatattaaatgagatgggaaagaaatccttatatttggtcgtTGCGAACTGTTGAAGAATGCCTCTCCTATGTAGAATTGAATCCAGCGTGTGAGTGTAGAATCAAGATTATGATTAAAAGTTATCAGCTACTTGCTTAACACTAAAGATAACACTATAGAATGTAAACAACAGgcgaaaagtaaatgattatactaagaaatataatttaattaacatggaaagtaaagattacactatggaatctAAAGATACTGGTAATTGAAAGATAGTTGAAAAGATAATTTATTTGGTTTGGTATGAGATGAATTATTTTGTTGtaatcttcttctatttatagctttaaatCAGCCATTTTGGATCCTTCCCACGTTATGACGGTTATGACAACCGTTCTTCACGACTTGAGTTCTGGATGCTTCCCACATTTTGTTACTTTTGTTCCTCCTTTAGCCACCTGTCAAGCGACTGTGCGAGCTCAATTGcttactgtaagtgctatggttttatgctcctttggttgtcaaattttgtggtgccaaatcatcaatctatgtcttgtgtagttcattagtatatatgatcaagacattgcatcactgctctaaacactttgctttaagtcaagaatgaagaactacttcaatccatttcaagaaatgcaagtacaagctacaaagaagtgaccttattcaagacccaagtcaagtgaaattcaagtTACAGGaagtacaacttaagattaagtgtaatataagccctagaagatctcaagctcaatgttacatcaagaatagagatctcaagcttcacaatcttccaaggtcatctatcatctgaagaaatggtatttcaatgtccacacttcatgttccaggtatgaaagaccatagattgaccttagggtaggtcattttgaatacataattcaaattgaatcactttataagtatttggtctgttctaagactagtcttggaccatgttcgattagtcctagccccgactcgaccagtcctagaaatccaggaccagtcctaagtttattgcaattgttcagaattttctgttcatctacgaccagtcctagactctgttcgaccggtcatgtgaacagtgtcaACTAGTCATTCGACCAATCCTAATTTTTTGACTTAAACTATAACAACCAATCTTTaagtcctatgaccagtcatgggtattttacgaccagtcgtagaggtcctacgaccaatcgtagacaccctacgaccggtcgtgtaactgtctgattcaatcctgcttaaaaatttaaaaaattcgtttcatctacgaccagtcgaagggttcccaagaccagtcgtagacgtgatttttgcatctataaatagacgacgaatttcagagtttgataaattcaattcaaggaaaatcaaggcatcactctgagataatttttgtttattttaagttacattgtgcatatttaaaattctcttttgttagcttatttaatttgattttgtttctatattccaatctaaattgaaaagaggaattgttgtattccttcttcttggaatcaaaatcgaatatagctagcccaactggtttaatttaaaatcaattagaacctagaactatttcaaagtgagtattggacattgaacttctactccaattggttcttctgggctgctacaaaggagaaatccatgtattttacatttattgtaaatttcattattttggttttacttgaggttaagccagaaaaatctcattgtgttggttatctaaggagagctagaaaactcagaaagtggggtttttggattgtgtaagcccaagttaaaaagacacaattgtgaatgttttaggtgaacttgtgaaacctattttgatagttaacactgatatcccctctgtgaggatattaggagtggagtagctgtgtggctgttgtttaacaattggtgtacacacaggcgaaccactataatttcttgtgtcttgtggtttgaatgttcgtttaatttttcctatcttttatcattcagaattgtggaatgtttgtgtggatgtgaatgttataatatttacatttcaagtacagtggggaatgttgtaataatttagatttaaattcttac from Magnolia sinica isolate HGM2019 chromosome 17, MsV1, whole genome shotgun sequence encodes the following:
- the LOC131230869 gene encoding heavy metal-associated isoprenylated plant protein 33-like, whose translation is MSKQEDVKFLKTQTCVLKVNIHCDGCKQKVKKLLQKIDGVYTTSIDAEHGKVTVSGNVDPYTLIKKLQKKGKHAELWGASKGGGGGNNNNNQLNKQFQGMHIDNGKGQKDGKAKGGKDQKPQQQQQQQQLQQLQQQQLQQLQQQRLQQLQQLQQLQQLQQMKGMKDMNLPQFKDPKMPSKDQKSVKFSLPEDDGMDSDDFDDEFDSEFGDELDEFDDDFDIGPDELMKMKAMNGCGMGHLGSGGVGHPQQQPPMNGHAMNDKKANGGGGNGKKGGGGDVNVQNKGIGGNNEGKNGNNGKKGGGGNSEWNQAQGGGGAAKNGGKNGGPQDPKNGASNGGNNKNAPHANGGGGNNNGNGGGKKGGGGPKNEMANPMNNMGPRGFHDIDLTAGGGAGGNIGQMRNMHVPMGHQMGNIPAVQGLPAGPPMNPMNPGSGYFRGVGAPDMVPGNPYHQQYLAAMMMRQQQQQQQQQQNGNERFHPMMYHRPQPAVAYFPPPSPAQPDPYTHIFSDENTNSCVVM